In Actinomadura luteofluorescens, the sequence CTCCAGGAGGCGGTCGTCCGGTTTGAGGCCGTGCCTGAGCAGGTAGTCGAACTGCATCTGGCCGAGGGCGAGCCAGCGTTCGCGGGTCGGGCTGCCGACGGCGGCCTCCGGGCTCCTGGCCGCGTCCGCCCTCATGACGGCCCGGTAGTAGGCGACGTGATCGCGGCTGGAGGCCCGGAATTTCAGATCTCGTGCCACTCGCGACAGATATGAACCGATCTTGCCCGGGTTCTGGGCGGCATATCTCAGCCGATACGCCAGGCTCGCACGATTCCGGCTGGTGGGCGGCAGCGCTTTCGTCATCGGGCTCGTCCCCCAAAGAGCACCTGCGGTGATTGACCCGTGACCTACCCGCCCGCCGCGCCCCGTAAAAGCGGGGTGCGGCGGGCGGAGCGCACACGATCAGTCCCGGACGCGGGGAAGGCCGAAGCCATCGAAAAGGGATGGGTCCATAAAGCTCGAAATATGCGCGATTCCGGAACGAGTGGGGGTGAGGACCATGACGGAATGCGCGCGCAGAACGCCGTCCTCGCCGCGCAGGTACGCGCCGAAGGCGGGCTGGCCGTTCGCCCGGACGGGCACGAGCAGGTTGGGGTCGCGGCCGAGCGGCAGCCGGGCGGCGAGGAGCCGGCCGATGGCCTCCCGGCCGGCGAACCAGTGCGGGACGGGCGGCATCTCCCAGGCCGCCTCCTCCGTGAGCAACCGGGTGAGCGCGGGGATGTCGACCGTCTCGAAGGCCCTGGCGAACCGGTCGAGCAGTTCCCGGCGCCCCGGCTCGTCCGGCTCGACGATCTCGTCGCTGGCGGGGACCAGCCGCTCCAGGCGCGACCGGGCGCGCAGCAGCGTGCTGTTGACCCCCGCCCCGGTCATCCCGAGTATTCCGGCGACCTCCGCGGCGGGCCGGCCCAGCACGTCCCGCAGGACCAGCACGGCCCGCTGCCTGGCCGGCAGGTACTGCAACGCGGCGATCAGCGCCAGCCGCAGGCCGGCCCGCGCGGCCACGACCGCGGCCGGATCCTCCGGCACGCCGCCGACGAGCCGGTCGGGCAGCGGCTCCAGCCAGGGCACCTCCGGGGCGCGCGACCCGGGCGGCGGCACGTCGTCGGACGCGGACGCGAGACCGGACGGCAGCACCCGCCGGCTGCTGTGCTCCAGGGCGTTCAGGCAGGCGTTCGTCGCGATCCGGTACAGCCAGGTGCGCAGCGACGCCCGGCCGTCGAAGCCCGCGTACGACCGCCAGGCGCGCAGGTACACCTCCTGGACCAGGTCCTCGGCGTCGTGGACGGAACCGAGCATCCGGTAGCAGTAGGCCAGCAACTCCCGCCGGAACGGGTCCGTCATCCG encodes:
- a CDS encoding sigma-70 family RNA polymerase sigma factor — encoded protein: MKTDERNAGPEEFGRMTDPFRRELLAYCYRMLGSVHDAEDLVQEVYLRAWRSYAGFDGRASLRTWLYRIATNACLNALEHSSRRVLPSGLASASDDVPPPGSRAPEVPWLEPLPDRLVGGVPEDPAAVVAARAGLRLALIAALQYLPARQRAVLVLRDVLGRPAAEVAGILGMTGAGVNSTLLRARSRLERLVPASDEIVEPDEPGRRELLDRFARAFETVDIPALTRLLTEEAAWEMPPVPHWFAGREAIGRLLAARLPLGRDPNLLVPVRANGQPAFGAYLRGEDGVLRAHSVMVLTPTRSGIAHISSFMDPSLFDGFGLPRVRD